The sequence below is a genomic window from Romeriopsis navalis LEGE 11480.
GGGTATACCTGGAACATATTGGCGTGGATGTGGAAGGTCACAGCCGCGTCAAACTCAATCATATTCAGCAGGTATAGCCGTACTAGCTGATGCTGGTAGATTTCAATTGGTCGATCGCGGTAGAAATTTGGGATGCCATTAAACGCATAAATATCGTTTTTATCCTGCTTTTTGAGGTCATAGCCCCCCATCACTAGCACCAGTTCATCGGCGGGCGGACGCTCGACCGGTGGGTCAATAATCAATAGACCATAAAGTCCTTTGCCGATGTGGTGTGTGACTGGTGCAATATGGCAGTGATAGGGATGTACACCATAGGGTTCGGCATCAAATTCGTAGATAAAAGTTTTGCCCCGCCGCACCGGCTTTACGCCATCCATTGATGCTGGGTGCGTCCCGTGAAAGTGCAAACTGTGGGAAGTCGCATCTTCATTATGAAAAATAATGCGGAGCCGTTCCCCGGCCTTGGCGCGCAAGGTGGGGGCGGGGACGCGCCCATTCAAGCTCCAGGTCATAAAGGTAATCGCGGCATTCAGCTTGACTGGCGTACTGCGCGCCGTCACTTCAAACTGGCGAAGCAATCGCCCATTTTCCTGAATCACTTGGCCATAATCAAAGTCGCGTAGCACCGCCATTGGATCGTAAGGGTATTTGCCCGTTGGCGTTGGCGGGACATCGGGGACTTTGACTGATTGGGCGATCGCCCGTGATTGGGATAAGCCACGACAACCAACCGCCGCACTGACTAAACCGACTCCCAGGCCACTTCGAAGCAAAAGCTGACGACGGGTCAGTTGATGAGAAAACATAGGCGACGACTCAGCCACAGCCTCTAGCTGAATGTAGTAATTGAAACTCTTTCCTAATTTAGCACCCAAATATTCTCGATTCCAATCGCCTTTATTAATAAACTTTTCTAATAAGTGTCATAGGGTTAATGCGATAAGTCGATTGGTGTATCCAATAGAATTGCTGAAATGGGTGACTTTTCTGCGATCCCCGCTAAGAAAATCCTTCTCATTCGGTAGCGATGGCCTTAACATTTCTTAAGGCGCAGAAATCATCGCCCGTATCCACTTGCTTGTCTAAAAGAGAAGAACACTATGCCCTTGTCCTCAATTCTTGTGCTGCCTTTAGCCCATGCCGAAGGTAACTTTGCCCACCAGCTCGGCCATGCCCTAGAACCTGCCGCTGCCGCTTTTCGTGGGATGAATCTGCCAGAACCCTTGACTCACTGGGGTCATCCCTTTTTTATGGGGATTGTGATTTTCTTTATGGGGGCATTTGTTGCGTTATCCGGTTGGAAAAGTCGCTTGTCGGAGGAGAGCGCTGTTGTTGATAAAAGCCGTGCGGACCACCGCAAAGTCGCGCCATTGATGACACTTTTCCTGACAATGGGTTATTCGGGTGGTTTACTATCGCTGGTCATGCAGCAAAAGCCCATCTTGGAAAGTCCTCACTTTATCACTGGTAGTATTGTGGTGACGTTGCTCTGGCTCAACGGGAGTCTCGGTTTCTTTGGTATTAAAGGTCCAGCAACCGTGACGCGGACGGCACATGCTTATATCGGTACGACGATTACGGTGCTGCTATTGGTGCATGTGGCCTTAGGCTTGAACCTTGGCTTCTCGATTTAATTGCGGACACGATCGGGCATGGTGATATGGGACACTACTATTGGAGTCCTCTAAGTGGCTTTGCTCTGATTTGTGTGAGAAGTCTTTATCATTTGCCATGCAAATTTATCTCGACTACAGTGCCACGACGCCCCCCCGTCCCGAAGTGATTGACCTAATGCAACAGGTGATGTTGACGCAGTGGGGTAATCCTTCAAGTCTGCACCATTGGGGCACTCGCTCGGCAACCTTACTGGAGCAGGCACGGTGGCAAGTTGGTCGCTTGATTAATGCTCCGGCTGAGGCGATGGTCTTTACTGCGGGTGGCACTGAGTCGGATAACTTAGCTATTTTGGGTGTGGCTAAACGGTTTGCGCAACCGGCGCATGTGATTATTTCGGCGATCGAGCATGCTGCAGTGAGTGAACCGGCCAAAATGCTCGAAGCCGCGGGATGGGAAATCACGCGGCTACCGGTTGATCGTTCCGGACGAATTAATCCGCTGGACTTACAAGCAGCACTTCAACCCAACACGGCGCTTGTTTCAATTATTTGGGGCCAAAGCGAAATCGGTACGATTCAGCCGATCGCTGAATTAGCGCGTATCACCCATGAGCAGGGGGCGCTGTTTCATACGGATGCGGTGCAAATGGCAGGACGGGGGGTAATCGATGTGCAAGCAATGCCGATCGACTTACTGTCTCTATCGAGTCATAAACTTTATGGGCCCCAAGGTGTCGGTGCCTTATATGTGCGTCCTGGATTAGAAATTGCACCAGTGATTGGTGGCGGTGGTCAAGAAGATAAACTGCGATCGGGGACACAAGCGATTGCGAATATCGCCGGATTTGGGCTGGCGGCGAAACTCGCATTGGCGGAAATGCCAATCGAAATTGCAAGGCTAACGGCAATCCGCGATCGATTGTTTGAGCAATTGGCTGATACAGCGTTTGCGTCAACCGGAAATAGGACGCATCGCCTGCCACATCATGCAAGTTTTTGTCTGCCGAATAATTCCTCTATTAGTGGTAAGCATCTTGTCCGTCAGATGAATCTAGCGGGCATTGGCATTAGCGCCGGTGCGGCCTGTAGTAGTGGCAAAATTACCCCGAGTCCAATCTTGCAAGCGATCGGGCATAGTGAACCGGTTGCCCAAACGGGTATTCGCCTGACGTTGGGAAAAGCAACAACGATGGCAGACATTGATTGGGCAGCGATGGCTTTACGTCAAATCCTCGAACGCAGT
It includes:
- a CDS encoding multicopper oxidase domain-containing protein — encoded protein: MFSHQLTRRQLLLRSGLGVGLVSAAVGCRGLSQSRAIAQSVKVPDVPPTPTGKYPYDPMAVLRDFDYGQVIQENGRLLRQFEVTARSTPVKLNAAITFMTWSLNGRVPAPTLRAKAGERLRIIFHNEDATSHSLHFHGTHPASMDGVKPVRRGKTFIYEFDAEPYGVHPYHCHIAPVTHHIGKGLYGLLIIDPPVERPPADELVLVMGGYDLKKQDKNDIYAFNGIPNFYRDRPIEIYQHQLVRLYLLNMIEFDAAVTFHIHANMFQVYPTGRTLTPSEETDVITMGPAERHILEFTYHYPGMYMFHPHQDQIAERGCMGHFKVLPV
- a CDS encoding cysteine desulfurase family protein: MQIYLDYSATTPPRPEVIDLMQQVMLTQWGNPSSLHHWGTRSATLLEQARWQVGRLINAPAEAMVFTAGGTESDNLAILGVAKRFAQPAHVIISAIEHAAVSEPAKMLEAAGWEITRLPVDRSGRINPLDLQAALQPNTALVSIIWGQSEIGTIQPIAELARITHEQGALFHTDAVQMAGRGVIDVQAMPIDLLSLSSHKLYGPQGVGALYVRPGLEIAPVIGGGGQEDKLRSGTQAIANIAGFGLAAKLALAEMPIEIARLTAIRDRLFEQLADTAFASTGNRTHRLPHHASFCLPNNSSISGKHLVRQMNLAGIGISAGAACSSGKITPSPILQAIGHSEPVAQTGIRLTLGKATTMADIDWAAMALRQILERSLPTVAMV
- a CDS encoding DUF4079 domain-containing protein, with product MPLSSILVLPLAHAEGNFAHQLGHALEPAAAAFRGMNLPEPLTHWGHPFFMGIVIFFMGAFVALSGWKSRLSEESAVVDKSRADHRKVAPLMTLFLTMGYSGGLLSLVMQQKPILESPHFITGSIVVTLLWLNGSLGFFGIKGPATVTRTAHAYIGTTITVLLLVHVALGLNLGFSI